The following proteins are co-located in the Carassius gibelio isolate Cgi1373 ecotype wild population from Czech Republic chromosome A9, carGib1.2-hapl.c, whole genome shotgun sequence genome:
- the LOC128019718 gene encoding AF4/FMR2 family member 3 isoform X2, with protein sequence MTRTREVSKQLLGLIMTACQASSSTAHTHVGRVRHSSSGSSGSDPSSEWESSSQRSHSPSPGTHNRCGTSPQQRTLNCSTETESPPSTQWQLDRWLEKVPKNHHSADHDPGGGQRQSAKSDCGRGPSPGRYWSRDSESRRDYSPCESPVPSPKFDYSPRNSPEPSPEYSPCPSPGISLLPSPVPSVCPSPGDSLQGSRSPSPLPLHPPRSPSPSLSSTAVPSQGTYPQVQPPQKKSLRHIARPNVTSNPAHRPKVRPWVPPDHSADQTKEFRPKDSRSRDSRSKDSRPGPPQQPNHSKHSSTEKSHKDLTHKLEAKNSETTCKQRFNSPSNPISKHSSKQRPSVSPKPQARHSSTTDHSIEHHHRSNEPTGVSIHNSHPKSGHSSHFNNLKSSERGPSSKSRDSSRSEVNSRSSHSLKTKSFPDTKQSSSKQTSQQSSSPKPKVKLGDAPVPGTRPSQKDPKPKEREREVDNRGKAKGATLVQTSKEQRQRLAEEQVIRRRWVLSSEEEEDEEDRRTEEGERERKRRRRREQEVEWKSVQPKQRPHTNSQHHTQKQYNGPNLEEQRKKKRRWSNEDISSGPYVTDTRLSPPLSPPSPTPVIKPTHPSSSSSSSSSSSSSSSSSSSESDSESSPPRNVAKVPADSTSNQKTVSKRRHDKQTSGTGAHPHGSSLSTPETDKQGRGRHKLYTLVPFGRSEKSPNVAHRGLRKLVVRIDLSLLGRLPSADEITERQSSSSALSLGKAKEKTSMKDLHHLDQLPEDGRSKRKAENGDAQRENKRNQSRADKLPVSVHNETEETFNKQNGCQEDYFYSKRPVSPLSPPSGILELAKTTVKTQHAEKYHTPPEKDKDSTAQKIQDQKTQPKVEVECVRVSGHLQSLSGSLVPPSNLPVHYRGTVPISDVSHHAEYYLHEAKRLKHRADAMVDKLGKAVNYVDAALSFMECGKAMEEGPLESKSPYTMYAETVELIRYAMKLKSHVGPGASQEDKQLAVL encoded by the exons ATGACAAGGACGAG GGAAGTGAGCAAACAACTTCTTGGGCTGATAATGACCG CTTGTCAGGCCAGCAGCAgcaccgcacacacacacgtcGGAAGAGTGAGACATTCTAGCTCAGGGTCTTCAGGCTCAGACCCTTCCAGCGAGTGGGAAAGCAGCAGTCAGCGGTCACACAGCCCGAGCCCAGGGACACACAACCGGTGCGGGACATCACCCCAACAGCGGACCCTAAACTGCAGTACAGAG ACGGAAAGTCCACCATCCACACAGTGGCAGCTGGACAGGTGGCTTGAGAAAGTCCCTAAAAATCATCATTCAGCTGACCACGACCCAGGTGGAGGACAGCGACAAAGTGCAAAATCTGACTGTGGCCGAGGACCATCACCTGGAAGATACTGGAGCAGAGACTCTGAGTCCAGACGGGATTACAGTCCATGTGAAAGTCCGGTCCCAAGTCCAAAATTTGACTACAGCCCCAGAAACAGTCCTGAGCCCAGCCCAGAATACAGTCCATGCCCCAGTCCAGGAATTAGCCTGTTGCCGAGCCCAGTGCCAAGTGTGTGTCCAAGTCCAGGAGACAGCCTCCAAGGGAGTCGAAGTCCCAGCCCTCTACCTTTACACCCTCCCAGAAGCCCCAGTCCAAGTCTTTCATCCACAGCAGTACCTAGCCAAGGTACATATCCTCAGGTACAGCCACCTCAAAAAAAAAGTCTCAGGCATATTGCAAGGCCAAACGTTACCTCTAATCCAGCACATCGTCCTAAAGTAAGGCCATGGGTGCCTCCGGACCATAGCGCCGACCAGACAAAGGAGTTTAGACCCAAAGACTCTAGATCCAGAGACTCTCGTTCCAAAGACTCCAGACCTGGTCCTCCCCAACAACCCaatcattccaaacacagctCAACAGAAAAGTCACACAAAGATCTCACACACAAGCTTGAAGCCAAAAACTCTGAAACCACATGCAAGCAAAGGTTTAACTCACCTTCAAACCCTATTTCAAAGCATTCGTCAAAGCAAAGACCAAGCGTTAGCCCAAAACCACAAGCCAGGCACTCATCTACAACTGACCATAGTATTGAACATCATCACAGAAGCAATGAACCTACAGGGGTGTCAATCCACAATTCACACCCCAAATCAGGCCATTCAtctcattttaataatctaaagagtTCTGAACGTGGTCCCTCGTCAAAGTCCAGGGACTCGTCCCGGAGCGAAGTCAACAGTCGATCTAGTCACAGCTTGAAGACTAAATCTTTCCCGGATACGAAGCAGTCCAGCTCTAAACAGACTTCCCAACAGAGTTCCAGCCCAAAGCCCAAGGTCAAACTAGGGGATGCCCCAGTGCCCGGAACcaggccttcccaaaaagacccgAAGccaaaagagagagagcgagaggtggACAACCGAGGTAAGGCCAAGGGAGCAACCCTGGTGCAGACCAGCAAGGAGCAGAGACAAAGACTGGCGGAGGAGCAAGTTATAAGACGTCGCTGGGTTCTGAGTTCTGAGGAAGAGGAAGACGAGGAAGATAGGAGAACTGAGGAAGGGGAAAGAGAGAGGAAGCGGAGAAGGAGGAGGGAGCAGGAAGTTGAATGGAAGTCAGTGCAGCCCAAACAAAGACCTCACACCAACAGCCAGCATCACACTCAAAAGCAATACAATGGACCTAACCTTGAAGagcagaggaagaagaagagaagGTGGAGCAATGAGGACATTTCCTCAGGTCCTTACGTGACAGACACTAGACTTTCTCCACCACTTTCTCCACCTTCCCCTACTCCTGTCATCAAGCCCACTCATCCGtcatcttcctcatcctcatcctcctcctcatcatcatcgtcCTCATCATCTTCCTCCGAATCAGACTCTGAGTCCAGTCCACCCCGGAATGTTGCCAAAGTCCCTGCAGATTCAACATCAAACCAAAAAACTGTGTCGAAAAGGAGACATGACAAACAGACTTCTGGCACTGGTGCTCACCCCCACGGGTCAAGCTTAAGCACCCCTGAGACAGATAAACAAGGTCGGGGCAGACACAAACTCTACACACTGGTGCCTTTCGGTCGATCTGAAAAATCCCCCAATGTCGCACATCGAGGCCTGAGAAAACTTGTTGTGAGGATAGACCTATCGCTTCTGGGTAGACTCCCTAGTGCAGATGAGATTACTGAGAGACAGTCCTCATCTTCAGCTTTGTCATTGGGAAAGGCGAAAGAAAAGACTTCAATGAAAGACCTGCACCACTTGGACCAACTGCCTGAAGATGGCAGAAGTAAAAGAAAA GCTGAAAATGGAGATGCTCagagagagaataagagaaaTCAATCACGTGCAGATAAACTACCAGTGTCAGTCCATAATGAGACTGAGGAAACCTTCAACAAGCAAAATGG ATGTCAAGAAGATTACTTTTATTCCAAGAGGCCAGTGTCCCCATTGTCTCCTCCATCTGGCATACTGGAGCTCGCAAAAACCACAGTGAAAACTCAGCATGCTGAGAAGTACCACACACCTCCAGAAAAAGACAAAGATTCAACAGCACAGAAAATTCAG GACCAGAAGACGCAGCCCAAGGTAGAGGTGGAGTGTGTCAGGGTGTCAGGACACCTACAGTCTCTCTCTGGTTCGCTGGTTCCTCCCTCGAACCTTCCGGTCCACTACAGAGGAACCGTACCTATCAGTGATGT CTCTCATCATGCTGAATACTACTTGCATGAGGCCAAGAGGTTGAAACATCGAGCAGACGCAATG GTGGATAAGTTAGGAAAAGCTGTGAATTATGTGGATGCTGCTTTGTCTTTCATGGAGTGTGGTAAAGCCATGGAAGAGGGACCGCTGGAGTCCAA